Proteins from one Mauremys mutica isolate MM-2020 ecotype Southern chromosome 14, ASM2049712v1, whole genome shotgun sequence genomic window:
- the LOC123349019 gene encoding C-factor-like isoform X1 has protein sequence MAGLNVRSVLVTGSNRGIGLELVKQLLGKSNPPQWVFATCRDPEGARGQELRNLVSKHPNLVMVKLDAVNPASIEESARRVEEQLDSSGLNLVINNAGIFSEVSLAKVDSEEMLDAYKTNVVGPMLVGQAFLPLLKKAAQGSSQKGLSCSKAAIINISSVLGSIERVPETFFKPVISYRCSKAALNMLTRCQALSYAEDGILCAAVHPGWVQTDMGTQEADLPVDESVRGILAMLPALSEKHSGSLWSWAGKTIPW, from the exons ATGGCAGGGCTCAATGTCCGCAGCGTTCTGGTGACTGGATCCAATCGGGGAATCGGGCTGGAGCTGGTGAAGCAGCTGCTGGGGAAATCAAACCCGCCACAGTGGGTCTTTGCCACCTGCCGGGACCCAGAGGGAGCACGAGGACAG GAGCTGCGGAATCTGGTTTCCAAACATCCGAACCTGGTGATGGTGAAACTAG ATGCCGTGAATCCAGCGAGCATTGAGGAATCAGCCCGGAGGGTTGAGGAGCAGCTGGACAGCTCGGGCCTGAACCTGGTCATAAATAATGCTGGCATTTTCTCTGAAGTGTCTCTGGCAAAGGTGGATTCTGAAGAGATGCTGGATGCCTACAAGACTAACGTGGTTGGGCCAATGTTGGTGGGCCAG GCGTTCCTGCCCTTGCTGAAGAAGGCTGCCCAGGGAAGTagccagaaagggctgagctgcagcAAGGCGGCCATTATCAACATCTCTTCTGTTCTGGGATCCATCGAGAGAGTCCCTGAGACGTTCTTCAAGCCAGTTATCTCCTACCGCTGCAGCAAG GCTGCTCTCAACATGCTGACCCGGTGCCAGGCACTGAGCTACGCAGAGGACGGGATTCTGTGCGCTGCAGTTCACCCCGGCTGGGTGCAGACAGACATGGGCACCCAAGAG GCTGACCTGCCCGTGGATGAAAGCGTGCGGGGGATTCTCGCCATGCTTCCTGCCCTCTCCGAGAAACACAGCGGGAGCCtctggagctgggcagggaagaCTATTCCCTGGTGA
- the LOC123349019 gene encoding C-factor-like isoform X3, producing the protein MVKLDAVNPASIEESARRVEEQLDSSGLNLVINNAGIFSEVSLAKVDSEEMLDAYKTNVVGPMLVGQAFLPLLKKAAQGSSQKGLSCSKAAIINISSVLGSIERVPETFFKPVISYRCSKAALNMLTRCQALSYAEDGILCAAVHPGWVQTDMGTQEADLPVDESVRGILAMLPALSEKHSGSLWSWAGKTIPW; encoded by the exons ATGGTGAAACTAG ATGCCGTGAATCCAGCGAGCATTGAGGAATCAGCCCGGAGGGTTGAGGAGCAGCTGGACAGCTCGGGCCTGAACCTGGTCATAAATAATGCTGGCATTTTCTCTGAAGTGTCTCTGGCAAAGGTGGATTCTGAAGAGATGCTGGATGCCTACAAGACTAACGTGGTTGGGCCAATGTTGGTGGGCCAG GCGTTCCTGCCCTTGCTGAAGAAGGCTGCCCAGGGAAGTagccagaaagggctgagctgcagcAAGGCGGCCATTATCAACATCTCTTCTGTTCTGGGATCCATCGAGAGAGTCCCTGAGACGTTCTTCAAGCCAGTTATCTCCTACCGCTGCAGCAAG GCTGCTCTCAACATGCTGACCCGGTGCCAGGCACTGAGCTACGCAGAGGACGGGATTCTGTGCGCTGCAGTTCACCCCGGCTGGGTGCAGACAGACATGGGCACCCAAGAG GCTGACCTGCCCGTGGATGAAAGCGTGCGGGGGATTCTCGCCATGCTTCCTGCCCTCTCCGAGAAACACAGCGGGAGCCtctggagctgggcagggaagaCTATTCCCTGGTGA
- the LOC123349019 gene encoding C-factor-like isoform X2, producing the protein MNGCFLELRNLVSKHPNLVMVKLDAVNPASIEESARRVEEQLDSSGLNLVINNAGIFSEVSLAKVDSEEMLDAYKTNVVGPMLVGQAFLPLLKKAAQGSSQKGLSCSKAAIINISSVLGSIERVPETFFKPVISYRCSKAALNMLTRCQALSYAEDGILCAAVHPGWVQTDMGTQEADLPVDESVRGILAMLPALSEKHSGSLWSWAGKTIPW; encoded by the exons ATGAATGGCTGCTTTCTG GAGCTGCGGAATCTGGTTTCCAAACATCCGAACCTGGTGATGGTGAAACTAG ATGCCGTGAATCCAGCGAGCATTGAGGAATCAGCCCGGAGGGTTGAGGAGCAGCTGGACAGCTCGGGCCTGAACCTGGTCATAAATAATGCTGGCATTTTCTCTGAAGTGTCTCTGGCAAAGGTGGATTCTGAAGAGATGCTGGATGCCTACAAGACTAACGTGGTTGGGCCAATGTTGGTGGGCCAG GCGTTCCTGCCCTTGCTGAAGAAGGCTGCCCAGGGAAGTagccagaaagggctgagctgcagcAAGGCGGCCATTATCAACATCTCTTCTGTTCTGGGATCCATCGAGAGAGTCCCTGAGACGTTCTTCAAGCCAGTTATCTCCTACCGCTGCAGCAAG GCTGCTCTCAACATGCTGACCCGGTGCCAGGCACTGAGCTACGCAGAGGACGGGATTCTGTGCGCTGCAGTTCACCCCGGCTGGGTGCAGACAGACATGGGCACCCAAGAG GCTGACCTGCCCGTGGATGAAAGCGTGCGGGGGATTCTCGCCATGCTTCCTGCCCTCTCCGAGAAACACAGCGGGAGCCtctggagctgggcagggaagaCTATTCCCTGGTGA